TTTTGAGTTTACTCGCAACAATCCATGTTTTTCCAATGAGCGTATTGTTCTTTTGACACGAAATCGCTCACGAGAATTTTTCGGCTTAAAAAGAACAAGAACTTGTGCAAGGCCCGGCAAGGCAAGGACAGCAATAAAAAGCCCTCCAACAGCAAGTCCCTTTAAAATAACGAGCGCAAGCTCTCCGTGTCCATACTCACTCAATGGTTTAATATTCAGGGGTTTTATATCCATAAAAATACATTTTTAGAATAACACCATATTAACACATATCAAATGCCTAGGCATTTGATATGTGTTAATGGTAAATTGGTTCCAAGTTTGAGCCATGGTAAGGCGTTAGTCAAAAAATTTATTAATCAAAATGTATCGTATAAAGCGCCTCCTCGCCACCACCCCCTTCTTCTTGTTCGACAAAGTCATTGTCAATATCGGAAAGAAATTCCGAAGGAGTATTCACTTGTTTTGCGCCGAAAATAGTTCTGACTGCCGTGTATGAAAGAAAAAGTTTTTCTTTCGCTCGTGTGAGCGCCACGTAAAAAAGTCGCCGCTCTTCTTCCTCGCGCTCGTTTGCGCCTTCACCGCCTCCCATCCCGCGATGAGGAAAAAGATCTTGTTCGAGGCCTGTGATAAACACATATCGAAACTCAAGTCCCTTTGCGGCGTGCACCGTCATTAGTTTTACCGCATTATCATTTCGCTCGAGTGAATCCTGATCGGTCGTGAGCGCGACATCGGATAGAAGTTTTTCCACTCCTTCTTGCGGGGAAAGAATGTCGTATTTTGTCGCGAGTGTCACCAACTCTTTTAAGTTTTCAAGTCGTTCTAGATTTTCTTCCGTTCCATCTTTGAGTGACTTTTCCATTCCTGTTTCTCGCATGATAAATTTAATAAGCAAAGAAGTTTTTTCTGTAAGCGCTTGTTCTTGTATCCGCACGAGAAGTTTTTTAAATTCCGCAACGCGTGTTTTCATGGCCGGCGTGAGACTCTCAGTGCTCCCCGCGAGCACTTTTATGATTGTAGCTTTGCCAATCCCACGTGTCGGGACATTGATGATTCGCTTCACGTCATAAAAATTTTCCATATTGAGAGCGGCTTTGATATAGGAGATTACATCGCGAACCTCTTTTCGTTCAAAGAATTTTACACCAAGAACTTGATAGGGAATGTTGAGAGATAAAAAAGATTCTTCCAAAACACGCGATTGAAAGTTTGCGCGATACAGCACGGCAATGTCCCGTGGCGACACACCACCCTTGATAAGCTCGTCAGATTTTCCTGCAACAAAGCGCGCCTCCTCATTCTCGTCATACGCGCCGAACATGGAAATTTTTGCCCCTTCGGCGTTCTTGGTGAAAAGATTTTTTTCTTTACGTAGCGTGTTTTTCTTGATCACCGCATTTGCGGCGGCGAGAATATTTTGTGTCGAACGATAATTTTCTTCTAACAAAACAACTTTGGCATCGGGGTAATCTTTTTCAAAATTCAAAATATTCTGAATGTTTGCTCCGCGCCAGCTATAAATATTCTGATCAGCGTCGCCCACAACGCAAATATTTTTGTGTCGTTCTGAAAGCGTTCGAGCAATTTCATATTGTGATTGATTGGTGTCTTGGTACTCATCGATATGAATGTAATGCCAGCGGTTTTGATAGTGCGCACGCACGTCGGTATTCTCTCGCAAAAGATTCGCGGGCTTTAAAATGAGATCATCAAAATCAAGCGCCTTCTGTTTCACGAGCGCTCCTTCATACCGAAGCCAAACCGCCGAAAGTATTTTGGGAAAATAATTATTTCCCGCGCTCCGCGCGTATTCCTCCGCGGTTATCAAGTCTCCTTTTTGACGTGAGAGCGCGGAAAGCAATCGTCCCGGTTCAAATTGTTTCGGGTCAAGCCCTTCCGCCGCGAGCGCTTCTTTAATGACCGCCAACGAATCATTTCTATCAAGAATGGTAAAATGACGCGGAATCCCCAAAAGATTTCCGTGTTCGCGCAGGATGTGAACTCCAAGCGCATGGAAGGTACTCATGAAGGGACGTTCGTGATGAAGTACTCCTATTGACTGGCTCTCACGTTCTAGAAGCGAAGCAACGCGTTCACCCATTTCTTTAGCAGCTTTATTGGTAAAGGTGATAGCAAGAATTTGTGATGGAGCGACTCCTTCTTTGATGAGATTGATGATTCGGTATG
The sequence above is drawn from the bacterium genome and encodes:
- a CDS encoding UvrD-helicase domain-containing protein; translation: MNHLNELNPAQKEAALHKDGPLLIVAGAGAGKTKTLTYRIINLIKEGVAPSQILAITFTNKAAKEMGERVASLLERESQSIGVLHHERPFMSTFHALGVHILREHGNLLGIPRHFTILDRNDSLAVIKEALAAEGLDPKQFEPGRLLSALSRQKGDLITAEEYARSAGNNYFPKILSAVWLRYEGALVKQKALDFDDLILKPANLLRENTDVRAHYQNRWHYIHIDEYQDTNQSQYEIARTLSERHKNICVVGDADQNIYSWRGANIQNILNFEKDYPDAKVVLLEENYRSTQNILAAANAVIKKNTLRKEKNLFTKNAEGAKISMFGAYDENEEARFVAGKSDELIKGGVSPRDIAVLYRANFQSRVLEESFLSLNIPYQVLGVKFFERKEVRDVISYIKAALNMENFYDVKRIINVPTRGIGKATIIKVLAGSTESLTPAMKTRVAEFKKLLVRIQEQALTEKTSLLIKFIMRETGMEKSLKDGTEENLERLENLKELVTLATKYDILSPQEGVEKLLSDVALTTDQDSLERNDNAVKLMTVHAAKGLEFRYVFITGLEQDLFPHRGMGGGEGANEREEEERRLFYVALTRAKEKLFLSYTAVRTIFGAKQVNTPSEFLSDIDNDFVEQEEGGGGEEALYTIHFD